In Anser cygnoides isolate HZ-2024a breed goose chromosome 38, Taihu_goose_T2T_genome, whole genome shotgun sequence, one genomic interval encodes:
- the LOC136788510 gene encoding olfactory receptor 14C36-like yields MSNSSFPNEFLLLPFADTRELQLLHFGLFLGIYLAALLGNGLILTAIACDHRLHTPMYFFLLNLALLDLGTITTTVPKAMANSLWDTTAISYSGCAAQVLFFFFLIGGEYCLLTIMAYDRYVAICKPLHYRTIMTSRTCVNMAAAAWGSGFLNAVLHTSNTFSLPLCQGNALDQFFCEIPQILKLSCSDAYLREAGLVVISLSLASGCFVFILFSYVEIIRSVLRMPSEPGRHKAFSTCLPHLVVISIFSCTAMFVYLKPPSISSPSLDLVVTVLYSVVPPAVNPLIYSMRNKELKDALTKLTQAVVLQRQ; encoded by the coding sequence atgtccaacagcagcttccccaacgagttcctcctcctgccattcgcagacacgcgcgagctgcagctcctgcacttcgggctcttcctgggcatctacctggctgccctcctgggcaacggcctcatcctcacagccatagcctgcgaccaccgcctccacacccccatgtacttcttcctcctcaacctcgccctcctcgacctgggcacTATTACCaccactgtccccaaagccatggccaattccctctgggacaccacaGCCATCTCCTACTCTGGATGTGCCGCCCaggtccttttctttttcttcttgattgGAGGAGAGTATTGTCTTCTCACgatcatggcctatgaccgctatgttgccatctgcaaaccccTGCACTACAGGACAATAATGACCAGCAGGACTTGTGTcaacatggcagcagctgcctggggcagtggctttctcaatgctgtcctgcacacttccaataccttttccctccccctctgccaaggcaatgccctggaccagttcttctgtgaaattccccagatcctcaagctttCCTGCTCAGATGCTTACCTCAGAGAAGCTGGGCTTGTTGTGATTAGCTTGTCTTTAGCCTcagggtgttttgttttcattcttttctcctaCGTGGAGATCATCAGatcagtgctgaggatgccctctgagccgggccggcacaaagccttttccacatgccttCCTCACTTGGTTGTTATCTCCATCTTTTCCTGCACTGCCATGTTTGTCTACCTGAAACCcccttccatctcctccccatcccttgACCTGGTGGTGacagttctgtactcagtggtgcctccagcagtgaaccccctcatctatagcatgaggaacaaggagctcAAAGATGCACTGACAAAGCTTACTCAGGCAGTAGTCCTTCAGCGGCAATAA
- the LOC136788511 gene encoding olfactory receptor 14A16-like, giving the protein MSNSSFPTEFLLQSFADTRKLQLLHFGLFLGIYLAALLGNGLILIAVACDHRLHTPMYFFLLNLALLDLGSISTILPKPMVNSLWDTRTISYLGCAAQVFLLVFLLGGEYLLLIVMAYDRYVAICKPLHYGTLIGGRSCVKMAASAWGSGFLNAVVHTANTFSLPLCQGNALDQFFCEIPQILKLCCSDAYLREFGLVGFSACLLFACFVFLVLSYVQIFRTVLRIPSEQGRHKAFSTCLPHLAVVSLFISTIMFAYLKPPSTSSPSLNVVVTVLYSVVPPAVNPLIYSMRNQEIKGALKELILLVVLSIWFPSSDWVLAVLYSVVSLTLNSLICSMRNYEFREAPRN; this is encoded by the exons atgtccaacagcagcttccccacaGAATTCCTCCTCCAGTCATTCGCAGACACACgcaagctgcagctcctgcacttcgggctcttcctgggcatctacctggctgccctcctgggcaacggcctcatcctcatagccgtagcctgcgaccaccgcctccacacccccatgtacttcttcctcctcaacctcgccctcctcgacctgggctccATCTCCACCATTCTCCCCAAGCCCATGGTCAACTCTCTGTGGGACACCAGGACCATCTCCTACTTGGGATGTGCTGCACAAGTCTTTCTGCTAGTTTTTTTACTTGGAGGCGAGTATTTACTTCTCATtgtcatggcctatgaccgctatgttgccatctgcaaacccctgcactacgggacccTCATAGGTGGTAGAAGTTGTGTCAAAATGGCAGCatctgcctggggcagtggctttctcaatgccGTGGTACACACTGCCaataccttttccctccccctctgccaaggcaatgccctggaccagttcttctgtgaaattccccagatcctcaagctctgcTGCTCTGATGCCTATCTCAGGGAATTTGGCCTTGTTGGGTTTTCAGCGTGTTTACtctttgcatgttttgttttccttgtgctgtcctacgtgcagatcttcaggactgtgctgaggatcccctcGGAGCAGGGCCGCCACAAAGCTttttccacatgcctccctcacctggccgttgtctccctgtttatcagcaCTATCATGTTTGCCTACTTGAAGCCCccttccacctcttccccatccctgaacGTGGTGGTGACAGTTttgtactcggtggtgcctccagctgtgaaccccctcatctacagcatgaggaaccaggagatCAAAGGGGCACTGAAGGAACTGATCCTACTGGTG GTCCTCTCCATCTGGTTCCCATCATCAGATTGGGtgctggcagttctgtactcggtggtgtCTCTGACATTGAACTCCCTCATCTGCAGTATGAGGAACTACGAGTTCCGGGAAGCACCAAGAAATTGA
- the LOC136788512 gene encoding olfactory receptor 14A16-like has product MCNSTFPKEFLLLPFTDTRELQLLHFGLFLGIYLAALLGNGLILTAVACNHRLHTPMYFFLLNLALLDLGSISTTVPKAMANSLWDTRAISFIGCVTQVFMFVTFVTAEFYLLTIMAYDRYVAICKPLHYRTIMDSRTCVNMAAAVWGSTFLYAVLHTANTFSFPLCQGNALDQFFCEIPQILKLSCSDAYLREVAFLIFCFCSGTVCFAFLLLSYVQIFRAVLRMPSQQGQNKAFSTCLPHLAVVSLFISNIMFAYLKPLSMSSSSLDLLLAVLYSVVPPAVNPLIYSMRNKELKDAVSKLLWGMFFSTRKVFFTLQK; this is encoded by the coding sequence ATGTGCAACAGCACCTTCCCCAaagagttcctcctcctgccattcacAGATACACGTgaactgcagctcctgcacttcgggctcttcctgggcatctacctggctgcccttctgggcaacggcctcatcctcacagccgtAGCCTGcaaccaccgcctccacacccccatgtacttcttcctcctcaacctcgcccttCTCGACCTGGGTTCCATCTCCaccactgtccccaaagccatggccaattccctgtgggacaccagggccatttccttcATTGGCTGTGTTACTCAGGTCTTTATGTTTGTCACGTTTGTCACAGCAGAGTTTTaccttctcaccatcatggcctatgaccgctacgttgccatctgcaaaccccTGCACTACAGGACAATAATGGACAGCAGAACTTGTGTCAACATGGCAGCAGCTGTCTGGGGCAGTACTTTTCTctatgctgtgctgcacactgccaatactttttccttccccctctgccaaggcaatgccctggaccagttcttctgtgaaattccccagatcctcaagctctcctgctctgaTGCCTACCTCAGAGAAGTTGCATTCCtcatcttctgcttttgttcaggtactgtatgttttgcttttctgttgctgtcctatgtgcagatcttcagggcagtgctgaggatgccctcaCAGCAGGGacaaaacaaagccttttccacatgcctccctcacctggccgttGTCTCCCTGTTCATCAGCAATATCATGTTTGCCTATCTGAAGCCCCTCTCCATGTCCTCCTCATCCCTTGACCTTTTGCTGGCAGTTCTctactcagtggtgcctccagcagtgaaccccctcatctacagcatgaggaacaaggagctcAAGGATGCTGTTAGTAAACTGCTTTGGGGGATGTTTTTCAGTACTCGTAAAGTCTTTTTCACTCTCCAGAAGTGA
- the LOC136788513 gene encoding olfactory receptor 14J1-like, whose product MPNISSVSEFLLLPFADTRELQLLHFGLFLGIYLFALLGNGLILTAVACNHRLHTPMYFFLLNLALLDLGSISTTVPKAMANSLWDNRAISCRGCAAQVFFLFFLLGAEYSLLTVMAYDRYVAICKPLHYGSLLGSRACAQMAAAAWGSGFLNAVLHTANTFSLPLCQGNAVDQFFCEIPQILKLTCSHAYLREVGLLVFSLSLTFGCFVFIVVSYVQIFKAVLRMPSEQGRHKAFSMCLPHLAVVSLFVSTGFFAYLKPPSISSPSMDLLVSFLYSVVPPAVNPLIYSMRNQELKNAVRKLFAYVLLQHW is encoded by the coding sequence ATGCCCAACATCAGCTCAGTAAgtgagttcctcctcctgccatttgCAGACAcacgcgagctgcagctcctgcacttcgggctcttcctgggcatctacctgtTTGCCCTCCTGGGtaacggcctcatcctcacagctGTAGCCTGCAACCACCGCCTCCAtacccccatgtacttcttcctcctcaacctcgccctcctcgacctgggctccatctccaccactgtccccaaagccatggccaattccctctgggacaacAGGGCAATCTCCTGTCGAGGATGTGCTGCCCAGgtcttctttttattcttcttgctTGGAGCAGAGTATTCCCTCCTCACtgtcatggcctacgaccgctacgtagccatctgcaagcccctgcactacgggagcctcctgggcagcagagcttgtgcccagatggcagcagctgcctggggcagtggctttctcaatgctgtcctgcacacggccaatacattttccctgcccctctgccaaggcaatgcagtcgaccagttcttctgtgaaatcccccagatcctcaagctcaCTTGTTCAcatgcctacctcagggaagttgggctACTCGTCTTTAGTCTTTCTTTAacatttggttgttttgttttcattgtggtgtcctatgtgcaaATCTTCAaggccgtgctgaggatgccctctgagcagggccggcacaaagccttttccatgtgcctccctcacctggccgtggtctccctctttgtGAGCACTGGCTtctttgcctacctgaagccacCCTCTATCTCCTCCCCATCCATGGACCTGctggtgtcatttctgtactcggtggtgcctccagcagtgaaccccctcatctatagcatgaggaaccaggaactGAAGAATGCAGTAAGGAAATTATTTGCATACGTGCTTCTTCAGCATTGGTAA